The following proteins come from a genomic window of Methanosarcina sp. MTP4:
- a CDS encoding GAF domain-containing protein, with protein sequence MRYIDDRSLIKRDKKGEITHYQGIVLDITERKLAEEHIKGQNKVLEKLASGAPLNEVLLLLVRNVEKIRSGSTCSVMLPDREKKHLFYCVAPGLPEFYRQKTDRLEIGFGMTSVGTAAYLGKRITSDNLIENPYWTEYREVAARAGLKACWSEPIISSSGELLGVFSMYYGEVRKPEEEDLDFMKTSAQLAAIAVEQKLAEETLRESENKFRTIFNNINDQLYIREPEGKSYLDVNQAVVNRLGYSKEEILKMEAEEIIPSEYWDSVRENLKKIQSEGSRIYEAGAICKDGTVVPLEVSARIIDYDGKKTILSVARDITERKKAEAAQVLNAARLEALVKLNQMTGASLKEITDFAREEAVRLTGSKLGYLAFMDAYETALIMHSWSKSAMKECSIEDKRFIYPIKTTGLWGEAIRQRKPIITNDYTAPSSLKKGYPKDHVHLTRHLNVPVFDGDRIVAVAGVGNKDENYDESDVRQLTLLMQGMWQLIQRKQLEDALETYSEDLSKASDELRSLNRIKAEFMTESLPPVRLDYGELIDFETWEAIEDQQQKAIDSVINNSDRLRHMVDSLLYLSQEQAGKIEYSFGEVEIKKVLSDAYLNLILLIDEKELEIEKDLPASLPPISGDKQKLTELFTTLISNAIKFTPHGETLEVKAEEEKQSIHITVKDSGTGIQKRLIPHLFNRIYQVEDSLSRRYQGLEFGLYICKNIISAHNGEIWVESEEGSGTTMHVRLPKRKPEPEKEA encoded by the coding sequence CTCAGGAGCCCCACTTAACGAAGTACTCCTCCTCCTGGTCAGGAATGTGGAAAAGATCAGGAGCGGTTCAACATGTTCAGTCATGCTCCCCGACCGGGAGAAAAAACACCTGTTTTACTGCGTTGCCCCAGGGCTTCCTGAATTTTACAGGCAGAAGACCGACAGGCTTGAGATCGGTTTTGGCATGACTTCTGTAGGGACCGCAGCCTACCTGGGAAAAAGGATAACTTCGGACAATTTGATAGAAAACCCATACTGGACCGAGTACAGGGAGGTGGCAGCCAGAGCCGGGCTGAAAGCCTGCTGGTCCGAACCCATCATATCCTCTTCGGGGGAATTGCTCGGTGTCTTTTCCATGTACTACGGCGAAGTCCGAAAACCCGAAGAAGAGGACCTCGACTTTATGAAGACAAGCGCCCAGCTTGCAGCCATTGCGGTTGAGCAGAAACTGGCAGAAGAAACCCTGCGGGAATCCGAAAACAAGTTCAGGACCATATTCAATAATATCAACGACCAGCTCTACATCCGGGAGCCTGAAGGCAAAAGCTATCTGGACGTCAACCAGGCAGTTGTGAACAGGCTCGGATACAGTAAGGAAGAAATCCTGAAAATGGAAGCCGAAGAGATAATTCCTTCCGAGTACTGGGACTCCGTCAGGGAGAACCTGAAAAAGATCCAGAGCGAAGGGTCCCGGATTTACGAAGCAGGCGCTATCTGTAAGGACGGGACAGTTGTCCCCCTTGAAGTAAGTGCCAGGATTATTGATTACGATGGCAAGAAAACGATCCTCTCGGTTGCCAGGGACATCACAGAGCGCAAAAAAGCAGAAGCTGCACAGGTTCTGAACGCAGCCAGGCTCGAAGCCCTGGTAAAGCTTAACCAGATGACCGGTGCGTCCCTGAAAGAAATCACGGACTTTGCCCGGGAAGAAGCAGTCAGGCTCACGGGAAGCAAACTCGGGTACCTGGCATTCATGGATGCCTACGAAACAGCCCTCATAATGCACTCCTGGTCAAAGAGTGCAATGAAGGAGTGCAGCATTGAAGACAAACGTTTCATCTACCCGATTAAGACCACCGGGCTCTGGGGAGAAGCCATAAGGCAGCGAAAACCCATCATTACCAATGACTATACAGCACCCAGTTCCCTGAAGAAAGGATACCCGAAAGACCACGTACACCTGACCCGGCACCTGAACGTGCCCGTGTTTGACGGGGACAGGATAGTTGCCGTTGCGGGAGTTGGAAACAAGGACGAAAACTATGACGAATCGGACGTCCGCCAGCTAACACTGCTTATGCAGGGCATGTGGCAGCTCATCCAGAGAAAGCAACTCGAAGACGCCCTGGAAACCTACTCCGAAGACCTCTCGAAAGCCAGTGATGAACTTCGGTCTTTGAACAGGATAAAAGCGGAGTTCATGACTGAAAGCCTGCCCCCTGTGAGGCTCGACTACGGGGAACTAATTGATTTTGAAACCTGGGAAGCTATAGAGGACCAGCAGCAAAAGGCAATCGATTCGGTCATCAACAATTCGGACAGATTGAGGCATATGGTAGACTCCCTCCTCTATCTCAGCCAGGAACAGGCAGGAAAGATCGAATATTCCTTCGGGGAAGTCGAGATTAAAAAGGTCCTCTCAGATGCCTACCTCAACCTCATCCTCCTGATAGATGAAAAAGAACTGGAGATTGAAAAGGACCTGCCTGCAAGCCTGCCGCCGATCAGTGGAGACAAACAAAAACTTACCGAGCTCTTCACCACCCTGATCAGCAATGCAATCAAGTTTACACCCCACGGCGAAACCCTTGAAGTGAAAGCCGAAGAGGAAAAACAAAGCATCCATATCACGGTCAAGGACAGCGGGACCGGCATTCAGAAAAGACTTATCCCACACCTATTCAACAGGATTTACCAGGTTGAAGACTCCCTGAGCCGCAGGTATCAGGGACTTGAATTCGGGCTATATATCTGCAAGAACATTATCAGTGCCCATAACGGGGAAATCTGGGTGGAAAGTGAGGAAGGTTCGGGAACCACCATGCATGTGAGACTTCCGAAAAGAAAACCTGAACCGGAAAAAGAGGCATAA
- a CDS encoding winged helix-turn-helix domain-containing protein, giving the protein MKIELLGTLFLSDKRKDLLLLLMEEPRNIDEIKDILNVTSSAIMTQIKILISQGLITHEDDLYKLSDIGKVVVKKMIPLLKTLGVFSENKDYWENHNISAIPPHLLDKIEDLGHCEFVEPDLDRMYETPKKIEEKLVISAHVMEISSYFNPAYPSTYVELIKKGTDVSLIITKPVFERLKKEYNTALQEYLSRENAKIFVCDCPIRVASSVVTDRFMALSLFYKNGIYHNHAIMSLEENALKWGEDLFLHYMKNSKEITEKELIETELTEKD; this is encoded by the coding sequence ATGAAAATTGAACTATTGGGCACTCTTTTCCTCTCAGACAAGAGGAAAGATCTTCTTCTGCTGTTGATGGAGGAACCCCGGAATATTGATGAGATCAAAGATATTCTCAATGTAACCTCAAGCGCGATCATGACCCAGATCAAGATCCTCATCAGCCAGGGCCTGATCACACATGAAGACGACCTTTACAAGCTATCTGACATCGGGAAAGTGGTTGTTAAAAAAATGATACCACTCCTTAAAACCCTGGGTGTGTTCTCGGAGAACAAGGACTACTGGGAAAACCACAATATCAGCGCGATTCCACCCCATCTCCTGGACAAGATCGAGGATCTCGGGCACTGCGAATTCGTGGAACCCGACCTGGACAGGATGTATGAAACCCCAAAAAAGATAGAAGAAAAACTGGTCATCTCAGCTCATGTAATGGAAATCTCCTCCTATTTCAACCCGGCTTATCCGTCAACCTATGTGGAACTGATAAAAAAAGGCACAGATGTTTCCCTGATAATCACAAAACCCGTCTTTGAAAGATTGAAAAAGGAATACAATACAGCCCTGCAAGAATACCTGAGTCGGGAAAATGCAAAAATCTTCGTTTGCGACTGTCCTATAAGAGTTGCGTCAAGTGTGGTTACAGACCGCTTCATGGCACTCTCCCTATTTTACAAAAACGGGATTTACCATAACCATGCCATCATGAGTCTGGAGGAAAACGCCCTGAAGTGGGGAGAAGACCTCTTCCTGCATTACATGAAAAACTCAAAGGAAATAACGGAAAAGGAATTGATTGAAACAGAATTAACTGAGAAGGATTAA